One Paenibacillus sp. J23TS9 DNA segment encodes these proteins:
- a CDS encoding TetR/AcrR family transcriptional regulator: MRIVKEAEERINEILDAADELFFQKGFDGTSTNDILEKVGIARGTLYHHFKSKEDIMDALIDRYKVRLLDAAQEIAENKSIPVVERIIQVVMALNISGGSSAEMMEHIHKPQNALMHQKIQRVIISGVTPILAGVIREGIEQGLFNTPFPYECMEMVVIYANTVFDDDYIEMTNEELAARMHAFIFHIERMLGVKQGELMHIMKIFDNKTTDNS, encoded by the coding sequence ATGAGGATTGTAAAAGAAGCCGAGGAACGTATAAACGAAATACTGGATGCGGCAGATGAGCTTTTTTTTCAGAAGGGCTTTGATGGGACGAGTACCAACGATATTCTCGAAAAGGTTGGGATTGCGCGGGGAACATTATATCATCACTTCAAATCGAAGGAAGATATTATGGATGCGCTGATTGATCGGTATAAGGTCCGTCTATTAGATGCAGCTCAGGAAATTGCCGAGAACAAGAGCATACCTGTCGTCGAGCGTATTATCCAAGTCGTTATGGCCTTGAACATAAGTGGCGGAAGCAGCGCAGAAATGATGGAGCATATTCATAAGCCGCAGAATGCGTTGATGCACCAGAAAATTCAAAGAGTCATCATCAGCGGGGTTACGCCTATTCTGGCTGGAGTGATCCGAGAGGGCATTGAGCAGGGATTGTTTAACACACCGTTTCCGTACGAGTGTATGGAGATGGTGGTGATCTATGCAAATACGGTTTTTGATGATGATTACATTGAAATGACGAATGAAGAGCTCGCTGCACGTATGCATGCATTTATCTTCCATATTGAAAGAATGCTGGGAGTTAAGCAAGGGGAACTCATGCACATCATGAAGATATTTGACAACAAAACTACTGAT
- a CDS encoding thiamine pyrophosphate-dependent enzyme, with translation MNMKIQEATEHEMPAAQTAVFESGNEMAAMAAAQINYHIMGYFPITPSTEIAQYLDMMRTRGEHDIKLIPADGEHGSAGICYGAAAAGARVFNATSANGFLYMIEQLPVQAGTRFPMVMNLVTRAVSGPLDIRGDHSDLYYGLNTGWVILTARSPQAVYDLNIMALRIAEHEDVRLPVIVAYDGFFTSHQKRRVHIFTSRETVREFVGEQPPEFPHVLDENKPIVVGAYMNGDDLMNNHFQQSNAMYRAGEVFKEVAEEYAALSGRSYSPLDLYRMEDAEVALFLLNSAAESSKDVVDRLRAQGIKAGVISPNILRPFPAKEIREALTGVKALLVGERADSYGAQGGNLTHEVKAALQEIRGPQPIVLSRIFGLGGKDYYADDAEAFFALALEAMELGYAKVPFDYYGQTPGDEAHKLQPVIAPMNGDSFKSGLITVKMDEATNKLSVKAPPMRALAAKPKRFASGHGACPGCGIFPALELFFKGIEGNVVTLFHTGCAYITTTGYPYNSHKQSFIHNLFQNGPATLSGTVEAFLEKKRRGEIDVPEDFTFVMVTGDGGMDIGMGSAIGTALRGHNLIILEYDNEGYMNTGAQLSYSTPLGHMTSTSGVGKQQQGKTFHHKDTVQMMAAAHIPYVFTGTEAFPQDLVKKAAKAQWYSQNVGTVYGKLLITCPLNWKSDDKEGETIVRAAVNACFFPLYEVEQGQTNITFDPEAKNKRVPLGDWLKYMGKSRHLLKEENKEMLDEFEKEVERRWSILKAKHEHPLL, from the coding sequence ATGAACATGAAAATCCAAGAAGCAACCGAGCACGAGATGCCTGCCGCCCAAACGGCGGTCTTCGAATCGGGCAACGAAATGGCCGCCATGGCAGCTGCCCAGATCAATTATCACATCATGGGTTATTTTCCGATTACACCGTCTACGGAAATCGCCCAATATCTTGACATGATGCGGACGCGCGGCGAACACGACATCAAGCTCATTCCGGCTGACGGCGAACACGGCTCGGCGGGAATCTGTTACGGCGCAGCCGCAGCCGGAGCGCGGGTATTCAATGCGACCAGCGCGAACGGGTTCCTGTATATGATCGAACAGCTGCCCGTGCAGGCGGGCACCCGTTTCCCGATGGTCATGAACCTGGTGACGCGGGCGGTCAGTGGCCCGCTGGATATCCGCGGTGACCACTCGGATCTCTACTACGGCCTCAATACGGGCTGGGTGATTCTGACGGCCCGTTCACCGCAGGCGGTGTATGACCTGAACATCATGGCGCTGCGAATCGCCGAGCATGAAGACGTGCGCCTGCCGGTCATCGTGGCGTATGACGGATTTTTCACGTCGCACCAGAAACGCCGGGTGCACATATTTACGAGCCGGGAAACCGTCCGTGAGTTCGTAGGGGAACAGCCGCCGGAATTTCCGCATGTGCTGGACGAGAACAAGCCGATCGTCGTTGGGGCTTACATGAACGGCGACGACTTGATGAACAACCACTTCCAGCAATCGAACGCCATGTACCGTGCGGGCGAGGTATTCAAGGAAGTGGCGGAGGAGTACGCCGCACTGTCCGGAAGATCCTATTCGCCGCTTGATCTGTACCGCATGGAAGACGCGGAGGTGGCTCTGTTCCTGCTCAATTCGGCAGCCGAATCCTCCAAAGACGTCGTGGACCGGCTGCGGGCGCAAGGAATCAAAGCGGGCGTGATCAGCCCGAATATTCTCCGGCCGTTCCCGGCCAAGGAAATCCGCGAGGCGCTGACGGGCGTCAAGGCGCTACTGGTCGGTGAACGCGCCGATTCTTACGGCGCACAAGGAGGCAATTTGACGCATGAGGTCAAAGCGGCCCTGCAGGAAATCCGCGGTCCGCAGCCGATTGTGCTGTCCCGCATCTTCGGCCTCGGCGGGAAAGACTATTACGCGGATGACGCGGAAGCTTTTTTTGCCTTGGCGCTGGAGGCCATGGAGCTGGGGTATGCCAAGGTTCCGTTTGATTATTACGGCCAAACGCCGGGAGATGAGGCGCACAAGCTGCAGCCAGTCATCGCGCCGATGAACGGCGACAGCTTTAAATCCGGCCTGATCACGGTGAAGATGGATGAGGCGACGAACAAGCTGTCCGTTAAGGCGCCGCCGATGCGGGCACTTGCCGCCAAACCGAAGCGGTTTGCTTCCGGTCACGGAGCCTGCCCGGGCTGCGGTATTTTCCCGGCGCTGGAGCTCTTTTTCAAAGGGATCGAAGGCAATGTCGTCACGTTGTTTCATACCGGCTGCGCTTATATCACCACGACGGGTTATCCGTATAACTCGCATAAACAGAGCTTCATTCATAACTTGTTCCAGAACGGACCGGCGACGTTATCCGGCACGGTAGAGGCGTTCCTAGAGAAGAAACGCCGGGGCGAAATCGATGTTCCCGAGGACTTTACGTTTGTAATGGTGACCGGCGACGGCGGCATGGACATCGGGATGGGTTCGGCTATCGGGACGGCGCTGCGGGGCCATAATCTGATCATTCTGGAATACGATAATGAAGGCTACATGAACACCGGGGCACAGCTTTCGTATTCTACGCCTTTAGGCCACATGACCAGTACTTCCGGCGTCGGCAAACAGCAGCAGGGCAAAACGTTTCATCACAAAGATACGGTGCAAATGATGGCGGCTGCGCATATTCCGTACGTATTTACGGGGACGGAGGCATTCCCGCAGGACCTTGTAAAAAAGGCGGCAAAAGCGCAGTGGTACTCCCAGAATGTAGGTACCGTCTACGGCAAGCTGCTGATCACATGCCCGCTGAACTGGAAGTCCGACGATAAGGAAGGGGAGACAATCGTTCGCGCGGCCGTGAATGCATGCTTTTTCCCGCTGTATGAAGTGGAACAGGGACAAACGAACATTACGTTCGATCCGGAGGCGAAGAATAAGCGGGTACCGCTCGGCGACTGGCTGAAATATATGGGCAAATCAAGACATCTGCTCAAGGAAGAAAACAAGGAAATGCTTGATGAATTTGAAAAGGAAGTGGAGCGGCGCTGGTCGATTTTGAAAGCGAAGCATGAGCATCCGCTGTTGTAA
- a CDS encoding 2-oxoacid:acceptor oxidoreductase family protein, giving the protein MSILPHKNELGFFEIRLESIGGLGANLAGKMLAEAGVTGSGLNGSNFSSYGSEKKGSPVKSFVRFCDPGVEIRDHSPIEQPHVVGVFHEALYKTIDVISGLQPDGTVLVNTSRDLAEVAADLNMTQGTLAVIDALNIAVEEKTKVNTAMLGALFRICSFLNPDDMRQVIRTTFEKKLPHLVEANLRTFDRGYHEVRFLSLGNGTGLIDPVAFARPQPVLGFETQEPGGILNVTANSILKDLSASRQGYLPEYKIEDCIHCAACDTVCPDFCIVWEQKPDKRGNLQMFMKGIDYQYCKGCLKCVEACPTTALAAMLEEPHYAEQHRVPQAFPYLTAEGVRS; this is encoded by the coding sequence ATGTCGATATTGCCTCACAAAAATGAACTGGGATTTTTCGAGATCCGTCTCGAATCCATCGGCGGGCTTGGCGCCAATCTGGCCGGGAAAATGCTGGCCGAAGCCGGGGTAACCGGCTCCGGCCTTAACGGTTCTAATTTTTCCAGCTACGGCTCGGAGAAAAAAGGGTCGCCGGTGAAGAGTTTCGTAAGGTTCTGCGATCCCGGGGTGGAAATCCGCGATCACAGTCCCATTGAGCAGCCGCATGTCGTCGGTGTATTTCATGAAGCATTGTATAAGACGATAGATGTCATAAGCGGATTACAGCCTGATGGAACGGTACTTGTGAATACGTCGAGAGACCTTGCCGAAGTTGCCGCGGATCTGAACATGACGCAGGGAACGCTTGCGGTGATTGATGCGCTGAACATTGCCGTTGAGGAAAAAACGAAAGTCAATACGGCGATGCTGGGCGCCTTGTTCCGGATATGCAGCTTCCTGAACCCGGACGATATGCGGCAGGTTATCCGCACAACGTTTGAGAAAAAGCTGCCACACCTCGTGGAAGCGAATTTGCGGACCTTTGACAGAGGGTATCACGAAGTCCGGTTCCTTTCCTTGGGAAATGGCACAGGGCTTATAGACCCGGTGGCTTTCGCAAGACCGCAGCCGGTTCTCGGATTTGAAACGCAGGAGCCCGGCGGGATCCTGAACGTGACGGCCAACAGCATCCTGAAGGACCTTAGCGCCTCCCGGCAGGGATATTTGCCGGAATACAAGATCGAGGACTGCATTCACTGCGCCGCCTGCGATACGGTATGCCCGGATTTCTGCATCGTGTGGGAGCAGAAACCGGATAAACGCGGCAACCTGCAGATGTTTATGAAAGGCATCGATTACCAGTATTGCAAAGGCTGCTTGAAATGCGTGGAAGCTTGCCCGACCACCGCTTTGGCCGCCATGTTGGAAGAGCCGCATTATGCGGAGCAGCACCGTGTGCCGCAAGCATTCCCCTATTTAACCGCGGAGGGAGTCAGATCATGA